In Theileria parva strain Muguga chromosome 4 map unlocalized ctg_529, whole genome shotgun sequence, one DNA window encodes the following:
- a CDS encoding Hsp90 family protein, protein MNPQLGFRSNYRTNLVNLSHSAFLCLIFFSFITFCYSWTGRLTHTSQLNPYTNYKNNPPPSSIKNHHEFQTNAFEDLTNKVSGLKNVLQQKFGLSNELSTMDNPQVSAYEGDPSTPKAPQEPPEVSLSGEQTYPFQAEVSRVMDIIVNSLYTDRDIFLRELVSNSADALDKRRLKADPEEKIPKEAFGGIRIMPNKDLSTLTIEDDGIGMTAEELKTNLGTIAESGTAKFLQQIDTTGENNLIGQFGVGFYSSYLVSNKVEVFSRAYGQEAGPVYRWKSDSNGTYTIGRVENQELNDKFMKSGTRIVLHLKPECDDYLEDYKLKELLRKYSEFIRFPIQVWVERIEYERVPDDATIVDGKPGRYKTVTKKRNEWEVVNTQLPIWRRDQSTIKPEDYISFYKSTFKAYEDPLSYIHFKVEGQVEFTCLLFVPGTLPWELSRNMFDDESRGIRLYVKRVFINDKFSESIPRWLTFVRGVVDSDELSLNVGREYLQRSKALTVINKRIASKAIDMLKNLRNNKVRFEKFSENFGKYIKIGVVEDRDNQQELASLTTFKSTKEKSTTLDDYIQRMKKDQPAIYYISADSEQSAQNSPSLEKFNQLDYEVLYSLEPVDEFCLSSLMATKYKGIMIQDVNKHDVKIGENQTLSETSKTEGTTTETPQGDFEMLCNWIKTTFPDRVQEVKVSNRLVESPALLVQTDFGLSPSMQKYMRQQATSVGMNETEMFGTSLVSKPVLEINAQHPIIVNLEKMLKVDALRDRMKEIAAQLLDVVSIQGGYSIEDPSSFAKGIIKLMQNEAKHYLTNPSEKTPETNETLSEFAASKPSESCLLNSNTGSSVTDSPKEPVSKVTDTTMSSNKENEKVEQITKEEAQEVSNTLKDNEMGLKVAKEEFEGGSELVRSPSGPVETHTLNLV, encoded by the exons GTTTCGGGGCTGAAAAATGTCCTACAACAGAAATTCGGGCTCTCTAACGAGCTCAGCACTATGGACAATCCCCAGGTGTCCGCGTATGAAGGAGATCCGTCTACACCGAAGGCACCTCAGGAGCCTCCTGAAGTAAGTCTGTCGGGTGAGCAGACATACCCATTTCAAGCAGAAGTCAGTAGAGTTATGGACATAATAGTGAATTCTCTGTATACAGATAGGGATATTTTCCTAAGAGAGCTTGTCTCAAACTCAGCAGACGCATTGGACAAAAGAAGATTAAAGGCTGACCCGGAAGAGAAAATACCAAAAGAAGCATTTGGAGGTATTAGAATAATGCCAAACAAGGATTTGAGTACACTAACAATTGAGGATGACGGTATAGGAATGACTGCGGAGGAACTAAAAACGAACCTAGGAACAATAGCAGAGTCAGGAACAGCCAAATTTTTACAGCAG attgACACAACAGGAGAAAATAACCTAATAGGACAGTTTGGAGTCGGATTTTACTCGTCATACTTGGTATCAAATAAGGTAGAAGTATTCTCAAGAGCATACGGACAAGAAGCTGGACCGGTGTACAGATGGAAGTCGGACAGTAATGGAACATACACGATAGGAAGAGTAGAAAACCAAGAGTTGAATGACAAATTTATGAAAAGCGGAACAAGAATAGTGTTGCACCTAAAGCCCGAATGCGATGATTATTTGGAAGATTATAAACTGAAAGAACTCCTAAGGAAATATTCAGAGTTTATCCGTTTCCCAATacaa GTGTGGGTTGAGAGAATAGAATATGAAAGGGTACCAGACGACGCAACAATAGTGGATGGGAAACCAGGAAGATATAAGACTGTGACTAAGAAAAGAAATGAATGGGAAGTGGTCAATACACAGTTACCGATTTGGAGAAGAGATCAATCAACCATAAAGCCAGAAGattatatatcattttataaatcaaCTTTCAAG gCTTATGAAGATCCACTGAGTTATATACACTTTAAAGTTGAAGGACAAGTGGAGTTCACATGTCTACTCTTCGTTCCAGGAACACTGCCATGGGAGCTTAGCAGGAACATGTTTGACGACGAGTCGAGAGGAATAAGACTCTACGTGAAGAGAGTGTTCATCAACGATAAGTTCTCAGAGTCCATACCAAGATGGCTTACATTCGTAAGAGGTGTAGTGGATTCAGATGAACTCTCACTTAACGTTGGAAGGGAGTATTTGCAGAGGTCAAAGGCTCTAACAGTGATAAACAAAAGAATAGCGAGCAAGGCGATAGATATGCTGAAGAATCTAAGAAATAACAAAGTCAGGTTTGAAAAGTTCTCTGAAAACTTCGGAAAGTACATTAAAATAGGAGTAGTGGAAGATAGAGATAACCAGCAAGAATTGGCATCATTAACAACATTTAAGAGCACAAAGGAAAAATCAACAACGTTGGATGACTACATACAGAGAATGAAGAAAGACCAGCCAGcaatatactatatatcAGCGGATAGTGAACAGTCAGCACAAAATTCACCATCACTAGAAAAGTTTAATCAGCTGGATTATGAAGTACTGTACTCCTTGGAGCCAGTAGACGAGTTCTGTCTTTCATCACTCATGGCAACCAAATACAAGGGAATAATGATACAAGATGTAAATAAACACGATGTCAAGATTGGAGAGAACCAAACACTTTCAGAAACGAGTAAAACTGAAGGAACAACAACAGAAACTCCACAAGGAGATTTTGAAATGCTTTGTAACTGGATAAAAACGACATTTCCAGATAGAGTACAGGAAGTGAAGGTTAGTAATAGACTGGTTGAATCGCCAGCACTGCTGGTGCAGACAGACTTCGGACTCTCGCCAAGTATGCAGAAGTATATGAGACAGCAAGCAACGAGCGTGGGAATGAACGAAACTGAGATGTTTGGAACATCATTGGTGTCAAAACCAGTACTTGAAATCAACGCACAACATCCAATAATAGTAAACCTCGAAAAAATGCTCAAAGTTGATGCACTCAGAGACAGAATGAAGGAAATAGCAGCTCAACTACTAGATGTGGTCTCAATCCAAGGAGGATACTCAATAGAAGACCCAAGTTCCTTCGCAAAAGgaataatcaaattaatgCAAAATGAAGCAAAACATTACTTAACGAATCCAAGTGAAAAAACGCCAGAAACAAATGAAACACTGAGTGAATTCGCTGCATCAAAACCAAGTGAAAGCTGTTTATTGAATTCTAATACTGGATCTAGTGTAACTGATTCACCCAAGGAACCAGTATCTAAAGTTACGGATACAACGATGTCGAGCAATAAGGAGAATGAAAAGGTGGAACAGATCACTAAAGAAGAAGCACAAGAAGTTTCAAATACTCTAAAAGATAATGAAATGGGTTTAAAAGTTGCAAAAGAGGAATTCGAAGGAGGATCCGAACTAGTTAGAAGCCCGTCAGGCCCCGTAGAAACCCACACCCTCAACCTTGTATAA